Within Mongoliitalea daihaiensis, the genomic segment CAGGAGAACTACTATCAAGAAAGAGAAGTCACTGTGCTCCATAAAATTTAGAAAAAAAATGGAAATGCCTTGCACCAAAAGCGCTAAAAATATACTCAAACTAGCTCCTATGTAATCACTCACAAATCCCCAAACCAGTCTGCCTAAAAAATTAGCAATGGCAAACAAGGAAACACTCAACACCAATACTTGCAGGGATACACCCTGTTCACTACCAATCAATTTTAAACTGCCGATTATTAATAATCCCGCAAATGTCCCCAAAGACAGCCCGAAAAATAGCTTTTGAAACAGCCTTGTTCGAATTACCATTGCAACTTTCAATTGCTCCATTTGGGCATCTGTTTTTATAGGGTTTTGGTAAATTAAAAAGGACATCCCTATCACTATACTTCCATAACTGAGCGCAAAAAGAATCAGGATATCAAAAATCAAAAACCCTTGATTCAATAAATATTCAATAACTAAGGACATCACCATTGCACCCAAACCAAAGCCAGCCGTTGCAATACCTGTTACCAATCCTTTTTTCTCTGGAAACCAACGAACGGAGGCATTTAAAGCTACCCAATAGCCAAACCCAGTGGCCATTCCCCCAAAAAACCCAATACCTATCAAGACAAGAAAAAAATTTCCTTGTGATAGTCCTCCCGTAAGATAACCGAAAAGAAATAGGACTCCAGATAAGACACCTAGATATTTATGGGATAATTTTTGATCCAATTGCCCAACAAAAACCATGGTTAGGGGAAATACAGCTATCAAAACTCCAAAAATCAGCTGAGCTTGACCGATCGTAAATCCATAATCTTTTACCAGTTCATTGGCAATCACACTCCAAGCATATAGACTCCCCAAACATAACATTATTACGAAGGAAGCGATAATTGTAAAATAATTTTTCATAGACTAATGAGCTGACGAAGGATATTGAAGTTTCAAACGGAAAGATCAAAAGACAAGATTAAATTTAATGAATAAGTTTTGATAGTAATTGTATTGTTAGTCAATAAAAGTTAACAAAGACAAATTTACTCATTAAAAAAATGAATAAATTACGGAAAAATTCATATAAAAGTATGATATTTATCATGATTAGAAACTAGTTCAGTGACCAATCGTACACTAATTTTGCGAAGCAAATCAAGAATAATTTAATCATATCTATATGTTAACCCAAGAAGAAAAGTTAGAAATCGCATGGAGAAATTTCCGCACAGGTTTGTGGGAAAAAACCATCAATGTCAGAGACTTTATTCAAAAAAACTACCACCCTTATTCAGGCGATGATTCGTTTTTGACAGGAGCAACAGAACGGACCAAAAAACTATGGGATGCTCTGAAGCCCTTACTAAAAGAGGAAGTAGAAAAAGGTGTTTTGGGGGTTTCACAAATCCCATCTACGGTGGCGGCACATGCTCCAGGCTACATTGATAAGGACCTAGAGATAATTGTAGGGCTTCAAACAGACGAACCGCTCAAACGTGCCATCATGCCTAAAGGTGGCTGGCGTACAGTAGAAGATAGTCTGAAGGCTTATGGGTTCGAGCCAGATCAAAAAATCGCAGAAATATTCACCAAATATGCCAAAACACATAATGACGGTGTATTTGATGCCTATACAGAGCAAGTCCGCAAATGTCGAAAGTCAGGAATCATTACCGGACTTCCAGATGCCTATGGGAGGGGCCGGATCATTGGAGATTACAGAAGACTACCCCTGTATGGCTTGGATTTTTTGATTCAACAAAAGATCAATGAAAAACAAGAAATTGACACAAGATGGTCCACAGAAGATATCCTCCGATTGAGAGAGGAGCTTTCTAGTCAGATACGGTCATTGAAAGAATTGAAATTAATGGCTGAAAGTTATGGTTTTGATGTGTCACAACCAGCAAGCAACGCTAGAGAGGCTGTTCAATGGCTTTATTTCGCATTCTTAGCAGCTGTCAAAGAACAAAACGGAGCAGCTATGTCCGTAGGTCGGATATCCACCTTTTTGGATATTTACATTGAAAGAGACTTGGAAGAAGGTAGCTTAACGGAGTCACAGGCACAAGAGTTGATCGATGATTTGATCATCAAGTTCAGAATTGTTCGCTTTTTACGCACCCCTGCTTACAATGAATTGTTTTCGGGAGATCCTACTTGGGTAACAGAATCCATCGGTGGTATGGGACAAGACGGCAGAACAATTGTGACTAAAAACAGCTTCCGGATGCTAAATACACTCTATACTTTAGGTCCGGCTCCTGAACCAAATCTAACTGTTCTTTGGTCTACGAGACTTCCCCAAGGTTTCAAAGACTTTGTGGCAAAGGTCTCTATAGACACATCATCCATTCAATACATGAACGATGACCTGATGCGACCAAAATATGGTGATGACTCAGGTATCGCATGCTGTGTATCCGCTATGGCTATAGGGAAACAAATGCAGTTTTTTGGTGCGAGAGTTAATTTACTTAAAACTTTGCTGTATTCACTCAATGGCGGAAAAGACGAAGTTAGTGGTGCTCAAATTGGCCCAATGATTCAGGAAATGGAGGGAGATTACTTGGATTATTCAGAAGTCATGAAGCGATTTGACGTGTTGATGGATTGGCTTGCACGTACATATGTAGACGCATTGAACATCATCCACTACATGCATGACAAGTATTGTTACGAATCCATTTTGATGGCCTTCCATGATCGTGATATTCTCCGAACTATGGCTTTTGGTTTGGCAGGATTATCACATACCGCAGACAGTTTATCCGCCATCAAATATGCAAATGTCAAGGCTATCCGAAATGAAGCTGGCTTAATCGTAGATTTCGAGGTGGAAGGAGAGTTTCCGAGATATGGGAATAATGACAACCGCGCGGATGACATTGCTGTCATGCTTTGCTCCAAGATGATGGAGAAAATCAGAAATTATCCAACCTACCGAAATGCAACCCATACGCAGTCTATTCTCACGATCACTTCAAATGTGGTATATGGCAAGCAAACAGGCAAC encodes:
- a CDS encoding MFS transporter; protein product: MKNYFTIIASFVIMLCLGSLYAWSVIANELVKDYGFTIGQAQLIFGVLIAVFPLTMVFVGQLDQKLSHKYLGVLSGVLFLFGYLTGGLSQGNFFLVLIGIGFFGGMATGFGYWVALNASVRWFPEKKGLVTGIATAGFGLGAMVMSLVIEYLLNQGFLIFDILILFALSYGSIVIGMSFLIYQNPIKTDAQMEQLKVAMVIRTRLFQKLFFGLSLGTFAGLLIIGSLKLIGSEQGVSLQVLVLSVSLFAIANFLGRLVWGFVSDYIGASLSIFLALLVQGISIFFLNFMEHSDFSFLIVVLLIGFGFGGNFVLFAKETAHVYGIQNLGLIYPFVFLGKTLAGISGPLVGGFLYDLSASFYYPIMFASAISVIGSLLFLHHYLTSRRLSG
- the pflB gene encoding formate C-acetyltransferase; translated protein: MLTQEEKLEIAWRNFRTGLWEKTINVRDFIQKNYHPYSGDDSFLTGATERTKKLWDALKPLLKEEVEKGVLGVSQIPSTVAAHAPGYIDKDLEIIVGLQTDEPLKRAIMPKGGWRTVEDSLKAYGFEPDQKIAEIFTKYAKTHNDGVFDAYTEQVRKCRKSGIITGLPDAYGRGRIIGDYRRLPLYGLDFLIQQKINEKQEIDTRWSTEDILRLREELSSQIRSLKELKLMAESYGFDVSQPASNAREAVQWLYFAFLAAVKEQNGAAMSVGRISTFLDIYIERDLEEGSLTESQAQELIDDLIIKFRIVRFLRTPAYNELFSGDPTWVTESIGGMGQDGRTIVTKNSFRMLNTLYTLGPAPEPNLTVLWSTRLPQGFKDFVAKVSIDTSSIQYMNDDLMRPKYGDDSGIACCVSAMAIGKQMQFFGARVNLLKTLLYSLNGGKDEVSGAQIGPMIQEMEGDYLDYSEVMKRFDVLMDWLARTYVDALNIIHYMHDKYCYESILMAFHDRDILRTMAFGLAGLSHTADSLSAIKYANVKAIRNEAGLIVDFEVEGEFPRYGNNDNRADDIAVMLCSKMMEKIRNYPTYRNATHTQSILTITSNVVYGKQTGNSPDGRRAGEPFAPGANPSNGADKYGALPAMLSVAKLPYDDCEDGISLTISMIPNSLGPEEEKVEKVVGALDAFIASNGFHANLNVLRKETLQDAIDHPEKYPQLTIRVSGYAVNFVKLTKEQQVDVLNRTFHGSI